The genomic interval TGGTTTTGATGCTACCTGCTCGCTCGTTATCCGTGATGAGCGTGGGGAACCGGTTTCTGTCTCCGTCACGGGCAAAGACCGGTTCGACACCATAGTCTGGCTGGACCATCGGGCAATCGGCGAGGCCGACCGGCTGACGGCATCCGGCCACCGCGTGCTGGATTTCGCCGGTAAAAGCGTGTCACCGGAAATGCAGATGCCGAAGCTGATGTGGCTGAAGGCGAATTTGCCGGCAAGCTGGGCGCGCATGTCTTTCGCCTTCGATCTGGCGGATTTTCTGACATGGAAGGCAACCGGTTCCACCAAGCGTTCAAATTGCACGCAGACGGCGAAGTGGAATTTTCTGGCGCAGGAAAATCCCGGCTGGCAGGCGGATTATCTCAATCTTGCCGGGCTTGGCGATCTGAAACAGCGGGCAGGCCTGCCTGAAACGACCGTGATGCCGGGCACAGCCATCGGCCCGCTTTCGCCCGAGGCTGCCGCCGAACTCGGCCTTGACACCGGCTGTCAGGTGGCGGCGGGCATGATCGATGCTTACGCCGGCACGCTGGGTGCGCTTGGCGGATGCCTTTCTGATGATGTGGGTAAACATGTGGCGCTGATCGCCGGCACCTCCAGCTGCCTTGTCGCCATGTCCGAGCGGCAGATGCCAGGCCACAGCCTGTGGGGTCCCTATTGGCAGGCGGTGCTGCCCGGCCACTGGCTGGTGGAGGGCGGGCAATCTGCCACCGGCGCGCTGCTTGATCATATCGTGCGCATGCACGCGGCGGGCGGAGAGCCGGATACGGCGCTGCACGCCCGCATCGTTGCGCGGGTTACCGAATTGCGCGCGCTCGAGGGCGCGGCCTTTGCCGAACGGCTGCATGTACTGCCGGATTTCCACGGCAACCGCTCACCGCTCGCCGATCCGCATGCGGTGGGCGTCATAAGCGGGCTGACGCTCGATACATCCTTCGACAGTCTCTGCCGGCTCTACTGGCGCACTGCCGTGGCGATTGCGCTTGGCGCGCGCCATGTGCTCGATGCGATGGAGCGTTTCGGTTATGCCGTCGAAAGCCTGCACGTTACCGGCGGCCATGTGAAGAACCCGCTGTTGATGGAGCTTTACGCTGATGTGACCGGCAAGCGCATCGTCGTGCCTGCCACAGCCGACGCCGTTCTTCTCGGCACGGCAATGACGGCGGCAGCCGCCGGCGGTGTGCATGCGGGCCTTGCAGCGGCGGGTGCCGCCATGTATCCGGGCAATACGGAAATCCCAGGCAATCCGGCGCTCACACCGCTTTACGAGCGGGATTATCGCCGTTTTCTCGCCATGCACCGCCATCGCCAGGAGCTGGAAAGCCTCTGATCTTTGCCTACAACGGCAGGTAAGGTCGTGGCGGACGGGCGCGATCCGTTTCCTCCCGCCGAGGGTCAGATGCCAAGCGAGCGTTTCAGGCCGGTTAGGTTTTTCATGCGTGCCGTGCGCTGCTCGTCGGCTCCGGCAATCAGGCTGCAGAGGGTGAATTCCATCAGCGCAACGAGCTGCAGCAGGCCTTGTCCGCCGGTCTGGGTGTGCGGCATGGCAAGACAGATATCGGCGCTTTCCGGTCCCCATTCATAGAACCGGGTGGTGATCAACAGGGTTCTGTAGCCGCTCTTTCGCGCCGTCGCAGAAAGGCTCTGCAAGGGCGTGATGCTGCCGCCGCAATCCATGAGGATGAGAAGCGCTTCTGCGGGATCGAAGTCCCAAAGGGCGATATAGGCGGCGCTGTCGCTGCCGAGGAAGTGCACGCGTCTGCGATACTCCAGCAACCGCCCGTGAAAGTGCCTTCCGGTGCCAAGGCCCTCCGGTGACGTTGCCAGAAACACATCTGCCGCCGAAGCGATCTCGCTCATGGCGACGCGCCATATCGGCTGGTCCGTCATTTCGAAAGCAGCCTGAATGGCCTGGATCTGTTGGGAAAGGAGTTGCGAAAACGGATTGGACTTCTGATCGCCGCTTTCAACAATAGCGGGCTGGTCCACGCCCGCGGTCTCTTCGGCGTGGCGCAGATCGATGCGAATATCGCTGAATTGCCTGTATCCGAGCGAGCGCAGAAAACGGCCAACCGTCATCGGACTGAGACTGAGCTTGGCAGCCAGTGTCTGCGCCGTCTCAAACGGCAATTCGTCCAGATGCTCGATCAGATATTTGGCGATCTTGCGCTCTGAAGGCGTACCGGCCTTCATGGCACGGGTCAGATTCAACAGTAGCTGTTCCACCAACGCCTCATTCTTTTATATTTATGAACGATGATGCATCCGCGCGCCCGGGCGAGCGTGCGAACCGCGACTTGTCGGTGGGGGCGAGCTTTTCCGGCCTTGTCCTCCACCGGACCGGAATGCGAATTCTAATAGATAGATTATTATATTTTAGAGACGTCTTTTATTCAAGGGAAATTCCATCAGCGGTTTAATTCCTAACAGCGACGTCTTCATTCCTGTCTTGCGGAGCGGATGGGCGGCGCCTATCTCTCCTGAACGCCGGTTTAAAACGCGAGAGGCGTCACAGGAGTTCCGAATGATTTTTAATGCGGCGAGGCTTGCCTTCAGCAATCTTTTTGCCACCGAGACCCGGTCGGTGTTCTGGAAGGTTTTGGGGCAGACGCTTCTGGTGCTGGCAGCGCTGTGGTTCGCCATCCGCTCTGTCTTCATCTATTTCGCCTTGCCGTGGGTGGATACGCTGATCCCCAGCGTGCCTGACTGGGCGGGATGGCTGACTTTCGTTTTCGCCATCTTCGCCGGGATCGGGCTGGCCTTGGCGTTGGCCTTGCTGATCTCGCCGGTCACTGCCGTTATTGCCGGATTGTTTCTCGACGATGTCGCCGAAGTCGTGGAGAAAAAGACCTATCCCGATGATCCGCCGGGCAAGGCGATGCCCATCGGTGAGGCCGTGGTGTCATCGATCAAGTTCTTTGGCGTCGTCATTGCCGGCAACCTGATTGCGCTTTTGTTGCTGCTGGTGCCGGGCGTCAACCTCATCGCCTTTTTTCTGGTGAACGGTTATCTGCTGGGCCGGGAGTTCTTCGAATTTGCGGCCATGCGTTTCCGCTCGCCCGCTGACGCGCGGCTGTTCCGGCTGAAACACCGCACAACCGTGTTCATGGCCGGGCTGGTGATTGCAGCGTTCCTTGCAATCCCCTTCCTCAACCTTCTGACGCCGCTTTTTGCGGCTTCGATGATGGTGCATCTGCACAAGGCCGTCAGCCGGCGCGATCCGTCATTCGCCGCTGGCCGCACCGAACAATTGCGCGGGTAGTTCCACCAGCGGAGCTGGAATATCGAAGGTCTTTTCCGGTGACTTGCAAATATCGGCAATCACGCAGCGCTCGCATTCCGGTTTGCGCGCCTTGCAGCAATAACGCCCGTGCAGGATCAGCCAGTGATGGGCATGGAACAGATATTCTTCGGGAATGATGCGGACGAGCCGGTCTTCCACTTCATCCGGGGTTTTCCCCGGCGCAAGACAGAGCCGGTTGGCAATACGAAAAACATGGGTGTCCACGGCGAGTGTGGGCACACCGAAGGCCATCGACATCACCACATTGGCCGTCTTGCGGCCGACGCCGGGCAGGGTCACCAGCTCCTCGCGCGTCCTCGGCACCTCACCGCCGAAATTGTCGATCAGCATCTGTGACAAAGCGATAACGTTCTTGGCCTTGTTGCGGTAAAGCCCGATGGTCTTGATATGGCCGATCAGCTCCTCCTCGCCAAGTGCCAGCATTTTTTCCGGCGTATCGGCCACCTTGAACAGCGTCCGCGTCGCCCGGTTTACGCCCACATCGGTCGCCTGCGCCGAAAGCGCCACGGCCACCAGCAGGGTAAAGGGGTTGGTATGTTCCAGCTCGCCTTTCGGCTCCGGCCGCTGAATGGAGAAACGGCGGAAGATCTCGTTCAACTCGTTCTTCGAATAGATCGTCTTCACACGCGCCGGTCTGCGGGCGGATGTCGCATTTGACTTTTTCAATGTTTGGGTGCTGGATCGTTTTTTGGCGACTGTCATGACCTATCTATAGCCAGCCCGCCCTGAGGAAATCAACGTGGATACGCTCAACGATCAGCCGATTTTTGCGGCGGAACTCGTTCCGCACCGTTCGCTCGGAAGAAGGGGTTTCCGGCTGCTTCTCGCCTTGTCCGGGCTTGCCTGCTTCCTCCATGGCGGCTTTTTCCTCACCACTGGCGCATGGCCCGTCGGCCTGTTCCTCGGGCTGGATTTTCTGCTGCTTTATGTCGCCTTTCGCGCCAATTACCGGGCAGCGAAGGCGCGGGAAGAGGTGAGCGTCTCGCGCACCAGCCTGTCTATCCGCAAATTCTCCCCGACTGGCCGCGTCGTCGAGCATCGTTTCAACCCCTTCTGGGCCCGCTTCAGGGTTCAGCGGCACGAGGAAATCGGCATCGTCTCCATGCATGTAACGGGTGAAGGCAAGGCAACGGATATCGGCTCGTTTCTCAATCCGGATGACCGGGAAAGCTTCGCCAAGGCTTTCGGCGGTGCGTTGGCGACGGTGCGGCGGATGTGAGCGGATAATTCCGCTTAAA from Agrobacterium tumefaciens carries:
- a CDS encoding FGGY-family carbohydrate kinase codes for the protein MRQNLVAVDVGTASARAGIFDPTGRLLARSTHPILMQRPQENHAEHDSTDIWNAVCLAVRAALADAGVSPDSIAAIGFDATCSLVIRDERGEPVSVSVTGKDRFDTIVWLDHRAIGEADRLTASGHRVLDFAGKSVSPEMQMPKLMWLKANLPASWARMSFAFDLADFLTWKATGSTKRSNCTQTAKWNFLAQENPGWQADYLNLAGLGDLKQRAGLPETTVMPGTAIGPLSPEAAAELGLDTGCQVAAGMIDAYAGTLGALGGCLSDDVGKHVALIAGTSSCLVAMSERQMPGHSLWGPYWQAVLPGHWLVEGGQSATGALLDHIVRMHAAGGEPDTALHARIVARVTELRALEGAAFAERLHVLPDFHGNRSPLADPHAVGVISGLTLDTSFDSLCRLYWRTAVAIALGARHVLDAMERFGYAVESLHVTGGHVKNPLLMELYADVTGKRIVVPATADAVLLGTAMTAAAAGGVHAGLAAAGAAMYPGNTEIPGNPALTPLYERDYRRFLAMHRHRQELESL
- a CDS encoding MurR/RpiR family transcriptional regulator; the protein is MVEQLLLNLTRAMKAGTPSERKIAKYLIEHLDELPFETAQTLAAKLSLSPMTVGRFLRSLGYRQFSDIRIDLRHAEETAGVDQPAIVESGDQKSNPFSQLLSQQIQAIQAAFEMTDQPIWRVAMSEIASAADVFLATSPEGLGTGRHFHGRLLEYRRRVHFLGSDSAAYIALWDFDPAEALLILMDCGGSITPLQSLSATARKSGYRTLLITTRFYEWGPESADICLAMPHTQTGGQGLLQLVALMEFTLCSLIAGADEQRTARMKNLTGLKRSLGI
- a CDS encoding sulfate transporter family protein, encoding MIFNAARLAFSNLFATETRSVFWKVLGQTLLVLAALWFAIRSVFIYFALPWVDTLIPSVPDWAGWLTFVFAIFAGIGLALALALLISPVTAVIAGLFLDDVAEVVEKKTYPDDPPGKAMPIGEAVVSSIKFFGVVIAGNLIALLLLLVPGVNLIAFFLVNGYLLGREFFEFAAMRFRSPADARLFRLKHRTTVFMAGLVIAAFLAIPFLNLLTPLFAASMMVHLHKAVSRRDPSFAAGRTEQLRG
- the nth gene encoding endonuclease III, with product MTVAKKRSSTQTLKKSNATSARRPARVKTIYSKNELNEIFRRFSIQRPEPKGELEHTNPFTLLVAVALSAQATDVGVNRATRTLFKVADTPEKMLALGEEELIGHIKTIGLYRNKAKNVIALSQMLIDNFGGEVPRTREELVTLPGVGRKTANVVMSMAFGVPTLAVDTHVFRIANRLCLAPGKTPDEVEDRLVRIIPEEYLFHAHHWLILHGRYCCKARKPECERCVIADICKSPEKTFDIPAPLVELPAQLFGAASGE
- a CDS encoding DUF2244 domain-containing protein, with translation MDTLNDQPIFAAELVPHRSLGRRGFRLLLALSGLACFLHGGFFLTTGAWPVGLFLGLDFLLLYVAFRANYRAAKAREEVSVSRTSLSIRKFSPTGRVVEHRFNPFWARFRVQRHEEIGIVSMHVTGEGKATDIGSFLNPDDRESFAKAFGGALATVRRM